One genomic region from Nostoc sphaeroides encodes:
- a CDS encoding type II toxin-antitoxin system VapC family toxin, whose protein sequence is MRLLLDTHTFIWYVTDNSRLSNQVVALINDENNEILLSIASLWEIAIKQNLGKLSFNQSFEIFITQQLNLNDFSLLDIKITHVTVVATLSLHHRDPFDRILIAQSIVENIPLLSADKIFDAYPIRRMW, encoded by the coding sequence ATGAGATTACTGCTGGATACACATACTTTTATTTGGTATGTGACGGATAATTCAAGACTTAGTAATCAAGTAGTAGCATTAATCAATGATGAGAATAATGAAATTTTACTAAGTATCGCTAGTCTATGGGAAATAGCTATTAAGCAGAATTTAGGCAAGCTTAGTTTCAATCAGTCATTTGAAATATTCATCACACAGCAACTCAATCTGAACGATTTTAGTTTACTCGATATCAAAATTACCCATGTTACTGTTGTTGCCACACTATCTTTACATCACCGTGACCCATTTGACAGAATTTTAATTGCACAATCGATAGTGGAAAATATACCTTTACTGAGTGCCGATAAAATTTTTGATGCATATCCAATAAGACGTATGTGGTAG
- a CDS encoding type II toxin-antitoxin system Phd/YefM family antitoxin, translated as MQQITLAEASQNLSDLIEAALSGEEIIIIKDNQPVVKLTPVSPVKQRRQPGSAKGLITISDDFDEPLEEFKEYME; from the coding sequence ATGCAGCAAATTACTCTAGCTGAAGCATCTCAAAACTTATCCGACTTAATTGAAGCAGCACTCAGTGGTGAGGAAATTATTATTATCAAAGATAATCAACCTGTTGTGAAGTTAACTCCTGTGTCGCCAGTTAAACAACGCCGTCAACCTGGAAGCGCAAAGGGTTTAATTACAATATCTGATGACTTTGATGAACCACTCGAAGAGTTTAAGGAATATATGGAATGA
- a CDS encoding tetratricopeptide repeat protein: MQYITRAEAYYNRGIANYYLENFQGALEDLNGALQINPNNTKSLIARGIIYFALGAIEEAIKDYNKVLKINPNNYYAYFNRAVVYSIIGNKQKAIYDYDIALQINPDKADAYYNRGNIRYELGDKQGAIYDYDIALQINPDKADAYYNRGNIHHQLADKDKAIKDFKKAADIYKQKTQEIDYQDAVEKIKLLNKSEWTDENRDNKTEINFSQNHVNYSFDVLVRDKDIWKQLLQGIKTHINSRWQIVSIINKKFVRIKFYGNDEECSILSKKFQEYEESCLKNMRSDFDTDINLETTQEEKYIDNIEKEFNKISDNNYSAQFESDRYDGWLDCGYMNDITNPYEVY; encoded by the coding sequence GTGCAGTACATTACTCGGGCTGAAGCATACTATAATCGAGGTATTGCTAACTATTATTTAGAAAATTTTCAGGGGGCTTTGGAAGACTTGAATGGAGCTTTGCAAATTAATCCTAACAATACCAAATCTCTCATTGCAAGGGGCATAATTTATTTTGCATTAGGAGCAATAGAAGAAGCTATCAAGGATTATAACAAAGTATTAAAGATTAATCCCAATAATTATTATGCTTACTTTAATAGGGCAGTTGTCTACTCTATTATAGGAAATAAACAGAAGGCAATATATGATTATGATATAGCATTACAGATTAATCCTGATAAAGCTGATGCTTACTATAATAGGGGAAATATCCGCTATGAATTAGGAGATAAACAAGGGGCAATATACGATTATGATATAGCATTACAGATTAATCCTGATAAAGCTGATGCTTACTACAATAGAGGAAATATCCACCATCAATTAGCAGACAAAGATAAGGCAATTAAAGATTTTAAAAAAGCAGCAGATATATATAAGCAGAAAACCCAAGAGATAGATTATCAAGATGCTGTTGAAAAAATAAAATTACTTAATAAGTCTGAATGGACAGATGAAAATAGAGATAACAAAACTGAAATCAACTTTTCTCAAAATCACGTTAATTATTCATTTGATGTTTTGGTTCGAGATAAAGATATTTGGAAACAATTACTCCAAGGTATAAAAACTCATATCAACTCTCGTTGGCAAATAGTAAGTATAATAAATAAGAAATTTGTCAGGATTAAATTCTATGGAAATGATGAAGAATGTTCAATTTTGAGTAAAAAATTCCAAGAATATGAAGAATCTTGTCTTAAAAATATGAGAAGTGATTTTGATACTGATATAAATCTTGAAACAACACAAGAAGAAAAATATATAGATAATATTGAGAAAGAATTTAATAAGATTAGCGATAATAACTACTCTGCTCAATTTGAGAGTGATAGGTATGATGGTTGGCTCGATTGTGGCTATATGAATGATATTACAAATCCTTATGAAGTATACTAG
- a CDS encoding ribulose bisphosphate carboxylase small subunit: MQTLPKERRYETLSYLPPLTDAQIAKQIQYILNQGYIPAIEFNETSEPTELYWTMWKLPLFGAKSTQEVLGEVQACRSQFNTSYIRVVGFDNIKQCQILSFLVHKPNKATRY, from the coding sequence ATGCAAACTTTACCAAAAGAGCGTCGTTACGAAACCCTTTCTTATCTGCCACCTCTTACTGATGCTCAAATTGCCAAGCAGATCCAGTACATTTTGAATCAAGGTTACATTCCAGCGATCGAGTTTAACGAAACTTCTGAGCCAACAGAATTATATTGGACAATGTGGAAGTTGCCTTTGTTCGGTGCTAAATCCACTCAAGAAGTATTGGGCGAAGTTCAAGCTTGCCGTTCTCAATTCAACACCAGCTATATCCGTGTTGTGGGTTTTGACAACATCAAGCAGTGCCAAATTCTCAGCTTTCTTGTTCACAAACCCAACAAAGCCACCAGATACTAA
- the rcbX gene encoding RuBisCO chaperone RbcX, producing MNLKQIAKDTAKTLQSYLTYQALRTVLAQLGETNPPLELWLHNFSAGKIQNGESYIEQLLREKPDLALRIMTVREHIAEEIIEFLPEMVRTGIQQANMEQRRQHLERITRIDASSPSLQPEQQATSDPNLDNLSN from the coding sequence ATGAATCTTAAGCAAATTGCGAAGGACACAGCCAAAACTCTCCAAAGCTACCTGACTTATCAGGCTCTAAGGACAGTATTGGCACAGCTAGGCGAAACGAATCCTCCATTAGAACTTTGGCTGCATAACTTTTCTGCTGGCAAAATTCAGAATGGTGAATCATACATTGAACAACTGTTGCGAGAAAAACCAGATTTGGCTTTGCGAATCATGACTGTCAGAGAACACATTGCGGAAGAAATCATCGAATTTTTACCGGAAATGGTTCGTACTGGCATTCAGCAGGCCAATATGGAGCAGCGTCGCCAGCATCTAGAACGCATCACACGAATAGACGCATCTAGCCCCAGTCTGCAACCAGAACAGCAAGCAACTTCAGATCCGAATTTGGATAACTTATCTAATTAG